In Vicia villosa cultivar HV-30 ecotype Madison, WI unplaced genomic scaffold, Vvil1.0 ctg.000402F_1_1, whole genome shotgun sequence, the DNA window TGTGTTTTTAAACAGAAAACCAACTTCTTCGTTGTCATAGGTCTCGCCAAAAACATGAGCGTTGATAATGTATTATGGAGGGGCCATTGTTGAGTGTGTAATGAGATGTGTAATTTTTCACATTAGTGGCTTCCTTTATGTAGACGAACATTTGGTGAAGTCAATTAGGGTTTATGAATGCATACTGATGGTAAATGAATGCCTGTAAAAAACACAGACGTACTTAGTTGAGGTATGCATGACATTATTGCACAGTCGACTTGACCAAACACAGCCTTACTGAGTTGGGCATAGTGTACAATCACATGCGAAAACAGTTGATGAAAAATGAATGTCTGTATCGTCACAGACGTGTACAGTTGATTTGAGGTATGCATGACATTGTTGCACAGTCGAGTTGCGCATACTGTACACTAATTATTTACGGTGAAACAGCAAACCCTATTCAAACAGCAAACCCTAAATCCTagcagaaaaataataataaaggatTGCATGTAgccgccacctggggtggcgcattagtgcaaatcatcaacaggtaggcgccacctggggtggcgcatatGTAAAATTTTGCCCTAATTTTGCATGtaggcgccacctggggtggcgcttATGTAGGAAATGTGATCCCCAcgcgaaaaccctaatttggcccACTCTTATGCATGCATGTGATCTGCTTGCAACAGAACACTGTATGCGTACCGTGTTCTGTGCCGAATAGACTAGGCATGCATGCATACTGTGTTCTATTGCAGGTAGATCACATGCATGCATAAGAGTgggccaaattagggtttttgcgtGGGGATCACCTTTCCTACATaagcgccaccccaggtggcgcctaCATGCAAAATTAGGGCAAATTTCTACatatgcgccaccccaggtggcgcctacctgttgatgatttgcactaatgcgccaccccaggtggcgcctaCATGCaatcctttattattttttttctgctAGGATTTAGGGTTTGCTGTTTGAATAGGGTTTGTTTTTTCACCGCAAATAATTAGTGTACAGTATGCGCAACTCGACTGTGCAACAATGTCATGCATACCTCAAATCAACTGTACACGTCTGTGACGATACAAACATTCATTTTTCATCAACTGTTttcgcatgtgattgtacagtaTGTGCAACTCAGTATGGCtgtgtctggtcaagtcgacTGTGCAACAATGTCATGCATACCTCAACTCagtatgtctgtgttttttataGGCATTCATTTACCATCAGTATGCATTCATAAACCCTAATTGACTTCACCAAATGTTCGTCTACATAAAGGAAGCCACTAATGTGAAAAATTACACATCTCATTACACACTCAACAATGGCCCCTCCACAATACATTATCAACGCTCATGTTTTTGGCGAGACCTATGACAACGAAGAAGTTGGTTTTCTGTTTAAAAACACTGAGGTTACACGATTTTGTTTAAGCAGAAAAGCAAATTTCAGTTACTTCAAAAAAAGATTAGAGACGAAGCTTGCACTGGGTGATGTATTCCAAATTTTTTACCAATATCGATTTCTTCGTGGGGACAACCCGGTCAAGTTTATCCAAGTTGAGGTCAAAGATGATAAAGACCTGCATAATATGTTCGCCAATCATGAGTATTCTAGTTACGAGTACATAGAACTGTATGTTACTCTACCAGAAGTTCAACCCACACAATTGGTTGAgtcacaagtcattaattcacTTGTCAACGAGCAAGCAGAGGTCGACGTCGTAGATGAAGAAGAAGCACCGGAAATAGAAGTTGATCACTTGGTCAACGAGGAAAGCGAAGACGAACCGGACGTTGTTGTGCCACCAGATCAAGTGCATATGCCTCCAGCGCACATGAGGAACGTGAACTTCGATGGGGATGAACCATCGTCTGATATTTTCTATGATCCATACACTCAAACAGATGCACGGTTAAAAGAAGGAGACAAATTTCGTTCAAATGAGGAATGTATCACGGCCATAAAAAGATTTCATATGGCAAACAATGTTGATTTTAAAGTTGATCGCACCAACGTTGAGAGGTATAAAATTAAGTGTAGAAACCCTGACTGTGGATTCAAGTTGGGTGCCTCATACATGAAGAGAAGTGATTCATGGGTGATAGGAGCTATTTCCCAAGATCACACGTGTGTTAACACAAATGTTTCCCAAGATCACCGTAAGCTAAGTTATGATATTATATGTTAAGAAGTCTTGCCCCTAGTAGACAAAGATCCTTCAGTAAAGGTGAAAACAATAGTCTCTCATATCGTTGCAACTTACAATTACACTCCGTCTTATAAAAAGGCTTGGCTGGCGAAAACTAAAGCGATCGAACTTGTGTATGGAAATTGGGAGGATTCGTACAAACAACAGCCACGTTTCTTATCCGCGCTTCAAATTTATGCTCCTAGAACCGTTACTATTTAAGAGACCCTTCCAGCGCAATCTCCAAACGGAACGTGCCTTCAAGGAAATGTGATATTCCATAGGCTTTTTTGGGCTTTCCGCCCATGTGTTCAAGGATTTGCATATTGAaaaccaattcttcaaatagaTGGCACTTGGTTGTACGGAAAATATAAGGGGACCTTGTTGATGGCTGTGGCAAAAGACGGAAACACTAACATTTTTCCTGTTGCGTTCGCTCTTGTGGAAGGAGAAACTGCTGgaggttggggtttctttctcaAAAATCTTTGTTCACACGTTGCCCTCCAACCTGGGCTCTGTTTGATTTCAGATAGGCATGCTTCCATCGAGAGTGCgtacaacaatccagcaaacgggtGGCAAAACCCACATTCAACGCATGTTTATTGTATTCGACATATCGCACAAAATTTCATGCGAGAGATAAGGGATAAGGTTCTTCGGAAGACTCTTGTCAGTGCTGGATATGCATTGACTCAACCGACGTTCCAATATTATCGACATGAAATTGCATcgtcaaatccagatgcaggcagaTGGATAGATAATCTTGCTAGAGAGAAATGGACCAGATCATACGACAACGGGCAACGATGGgggcacatgactacaaatcttgcgGAGTCTATGAACGGAGTGTTTAAGGGCATCAGACACCTTCCGTTTACTGCCTTGGTGCAagcaacatactataggatggCTTCTCCTTTCGCACGAAGAGGTGAGCGTTGGAGTGCAGTTTTAGAATCCGGACAAGTATTCAGCGAAACCTgcgtcaaattcatgaaagagcaatctgccaaAGCCAACAGCCACATTGTTACATCTTTCGACCGATTTAACCGGACCttcagtgtcaaagaaacaattgaGCATAACGAGGGCCTTCTGAGACAACAATACAGGGTTTTTACAGACGAAGGGTGGTGCGACTAcggaaagtttcaagcctttcgcATGCCATGCTCTCCTGTCATAGCAGCATGTTCGTATGCGCACCGAGATCCGTTAGCACTTTTATCTCTCATTTACAAGGCGGATACCTTGCTCGAAGTGTACAACAATGCGTTTCAAGTGATGGTaaaggaggattattggcctgcATATGAGGGGGACGTGGTTTGGCATAATGACAacatgcggcgaaagaaaaaaggtCGACCAAACAGCACACGGATCCGAACCGAAATGGATGATCATGAGAAAATGATAAGAAAATGTGGCATATGTCGTCAAGTCGGGCACAATAAAAATACTTGTCCTAATCGTGGAGCAACCTCCACCAACATTTAATTGTATGTCATGTGTTTGTACTAATGTATTTCTACCTGTATTTGTACtacttaaatatttatatttgtatttgtacTACTTATGTATTTGTACCTGTATTTGTACtacttaaatttttatatttgtatttgtactacttatgtatttgtattattttttattaaatcaactagtaTTTCATGTATTTGTACTATcttttaaccgttgtaatttcttagatgttttagttttttttttctgttagTGATTTTCAATgtacattttaattaataaatgttTTCCATGAACGCTCATGTTAACTGATTCGTTgatcttattttcttatttaatagatattttttaaaatatgtttaaaaaaacaaaacaaaaaaagcaacaaaaaaaagaGGGAACACCACATAGGCGCCACCCCAAGTGGCTTATTAGTTCTGGAAGAACTaaggcgccaccccaggtggcgcataagaagcaaagtttcaaggTAGGCGCCACGGGAGGTGGCTCATACGTGTAGGGCACTTTCCAAACCTGGTCATCCAGGTAATTTTCCCCAAAACCTGGTTTTTtgggtaaattttttttaaacttggttatttgcattttttttccACATTTTTTATAGAAGAGTTTATAaccgtttaaattggtttttaAATTCAATTAGATTAACTGAATTGTTTAAAATatacaattcaattcaattcaattcattaATCATTTTAATGGTTTAAATTTTTTATGGTTCAATTCAGTTCAGATATTTGGACCGGTTAACCAAACATTCGAACACCCGTAGTTTATATAGGCAGGGAGTGTGTGAGGAATGAGTGTTTGATGGCATAGTGGAATTTTTTCTTGGATTAAAACTTGGTTAACAAGTTTGTAGGTATGTGAGGTTTAGCAGGGTAGTGGGATGAGTGGAGGTGAGGCCCAGCTCTTGTACCatatacttttgtttttgcaatttttctctctcttgatgtACTATATTTTGTGCAAGGCTTTTTATGGTTTGATTTTTTGTAGCAGGTTTTGCAAGGTTATTTTGGGTAAGGTTTTGGCAAGTTATGGATATAGGTTGGCAGCTGTTTATGATAGTTTTCTGGACAGCATAGTTTGGAGCAAGTTTGTGGCAGCGTAGGCACATTACAGGGTTGTATGGAGCAACATGTTTTTTTGTGCAGCATAATTTTTAGAGTTTTGTGGACTGATGAAGAATGTTGAAGTCAACAAGGAAATGGATAAGCAAGCTAGCATGAAATTTCTTGTAATTGAAACTTTGAACATGTCTTGAATCATTTGAATCTAAATAACATTGTAATTTGGACACTTgaaatgaaatttgaaattaaTCTTGAATGAACAATGATGATGCACTTGAATAATGCACAAAATCTTGTAACACGCATGCTAAGAACCCATATAAAAAAATGTGTCTCTTGATCTTAGCTTGAATCAAACTCTTAATGAACAAAATGTCTTGATAGATTTTGAGTAATGGAATCAATATCtcaaattcatcatcaaatcaatgAAATCCCAATATCTCATGACCGAACTTCCAATTCTTAATGCCTTACACCTTAAATCACACCAGATGAATAATGCACCATATCGTGACCAACAGTTAAGGAGAATCCATGTTCCACTAGAAACAACACTTGAATCGAGCTCAATTGATATATCCAGCTCAAACCATGCAAAAACCTTAATTTTGATGAATAGATGAGACCTTCAATGCGCCTCAGTTGAACATTCTAATGTTGAGAAGAGGAGAATAGCCTTGTAGCTTGATGAAGAAGAAACCCCTGATAaccatacttcaaaaccctatcaCATTAACCACTACCCAAGAGAAGAACCAGATGAATCTGGCTTATTTGGTTAAGAAGCCTCAAAACCAATGTAATCTCCACTTTAATCTTTTGTCTTATTTGGTTAAGAAGCCTCAAAACCAATGTAATCTCCACTGTAATCTTTTGTTACTGCTGTAATTTTCCACCATAAATAAACTCATCAAAGTGTAATTCaaatgaaaattgaaatgaaattatGCTTTTGGTTTATCTgttagttttattttctttttggtttgaatggatggcagtgtaaaGCATGTGATTAAAATGAACATGAAATTTCAATTCAAACTCAAAATTGATTTTGGCCTCAATCTCATTGCATTTTGATAAGTGTAGTTTTTGCAGTAATAAAGATTAATTTGATGTTAGCTGAATCCCCTTTTCTAATATTCAGATTTATATCTCATTGTGGTAGTATGGAAGTTCTATAAGCTTGGATTTGGTGGGTGGTATATAGAGATTGATGTAAGTAATGCAACTGCTAAAACTAGTATGGAAGTTCTATAAGCTAAACCTCGTAAAATTATAGTTGCAGGCTACTTAGTTAttgatttgatttaaattatgtcatggaaATTGTCAATGGTTACTATAGTTACATACTGCAGATCATAACCTCAACCTAATTAAATCCGACAGTGGTTACTATTAGTTTCTCAAGAAATTATGGAAATAATATCACCTAACTACTCAAACCTACAAGGATATTGTTGTGATGAGATTAAGAATTTATCatgtaattttctttaattttgagGATGCAGCCAAATTAATGTATTAAAACCAAAATTTGAGGATGCAGCCAAATTAATGTATTAAAACCAAGGAGTCACCAGGTTAGCCATTGAACTCGTTGTCAATATGATTTTTAGTTGCATTATATTCTTGTGCAGCATCAACTTCAAAATTATGTGAATTTTGTATCAGTTTATCACATATAACTCATTAATTTGTACTACTTTCCACCCTAGTATAAAAGTCAGCGTTATATTTCACAGAAATGGTGCAGATGTGTATTGGCTGAGTTTCTTTCCCTTTTAAAGTATTCATATTACttatattaatttcttttgataCACTTGTATTGCTTCATTTTGTTTACacgaaaaggaaaaaataaatacTCAAGTAATGAATGTTTTAAAAACCAGGCCGAACTAGAAACGGAGATGAATTCGATTGGGTCAACCTTTTAAAACCGCTAGTGGATCAAAACCGGAGTAAAACCGGATTGAACCATTCGAACCAGTGTTATCAAATTGCCTCGCCATGGCCGCTATGGCGGATATACATGGCGTTTTTTGGACTCGCCGCTATTGCGGGTTTTTCCGCTATAATCCGCAATAAGGGTGCCGCAAAGCGGCCAGTATGGTGGGATTTTGGCTCTCGCCATCGACAATACTGATTCCAACCAAAGAATCGGAGCCGGCTTTGTAAAACCGCCCGGTTCAAAAAATGTAATTGGCCTTTTTTTTTCTTAAGAAAGTTTagtatgtcaatatcataacttATCATGCATTATACTTTTTCTTACAACCACACTCCATAATCATCATGCTGTCCCTTTCAAACATAATCACGCTATCCAGCTCAATATTGGTTGTCGTTCAAGTCAATATTATTTGTTGTTATTAATTATGACTTGTTTGTCATAGTTCAACTTGATTTTGCTTTTTGTTGTATAATTAAGTGTATTCTTTTGTTCATTATTaaaaagaatcaatcaatataacTAATCATAGGGATGTAACAACAATTTTAATTACACTTttgaagttttgactgtactttgtacctatataagaaaaaaaaaaagaagaaaaaaaatcaattaaatttgcTCACTCTTGCTTATGAGTTCTAAAATTGCATTAGCTTTCCTCTGTGCTCTATTTGTACCACTTTCTTTAATCTCAACTAAATGCTCATAAACTCCAAACTGAAGTGCTGCCAATGTAAAAGAAGAATTACTTGTACACAACTCAAGAAGAACAGAAGCTGCACATTCCTTATTCTTAGGAGTCCCTTCTCTAGTAAACTCAACAAGAGTTTCAATAAAAGGTAACTGTCCAATCTCTTGTCTCCcttcataattcaacacaagtAGTAATATAATAGATAGTGCTTCATCAACCATTCCCAAGTTTTTGTCCCTTAACAATCCAAGTAAAGGTGTCACAATTCCAGCTCTTATAGCTCTATCTTTATTTGCATGGTTTAGTGATAAGCTAAAAAGTGCTGTAGCTGCATCTTTTTTCCCTCTAACTGTTCCATTTTGTAGTAA includes these proteins:
- the LOC131627784 gene encoding uncharacterized protein LOC131627784 — its product is MAVAKDGNTNIFPVAFALVEGETAGGWGFFLKNLCSHVALQPGLCLISDRHASIESAYNNPANGWQNPHSTHVYCIRHIAQNFMREIRDKVLRKTLVSAGYALTQPTFQYYRHEIASSNPDAGRWIDNLAREKWTRSYDNGQRWGHMTTNLAESMNGVFKGIRHLPFTALVQATYYRMASPFARRGERWSAVLESGQVFSETCVKFMKEQSAKANSHIVTSFDRFNRTFSVKETIEHNEGLLRQQYRVFTDEGWCDYGKFQAFRMPCSPVIAACSYAHRDPLALLSLIYKADTLLEVYNNAFQVMVKEDYWPAYEGDVVWHNDNMRRKKKGRPNSTRIRTEMDDHEKMIRKCGICRQVGHNKNTCPNRGATSTNI